A stretch of the Papaver somniferum cultivar HN1 chromosome 6, ASM357369v1, whole genome shotgun sequence genome encodes the following:
- the LOC113291023 gene encoding uncharacterized protein LOC113291023: protein MRGGSSSTPTASVSSNKRPPRPPPNASLDGGANSAGGASAAKDASVAGDASADGDATEAVIKVTETHSNKRKTPEDATEDDTEVSQVTEPKGKKRSDVWNHFDMDPKPSKYAKCRHCKTKIAAQGTKYGTGYHYNLLWNTQFLHMQSVFTVTNYFLLTLLGMRSLC, encoded by the exons ATGCGAGGAGGATCCAGTTCAACACCTACTGCCTCTGTTTCTTCTAATAAGCGGCCACCTCGACCTCCACCTAATGCAAGTTTAGATGGAGGTGCAAATTCAGCTGGAGGTGCAAGTGCTGCTAAAGATGCTAGTGTTGCTGGAGATGCTAGTGCAGATGGAGATGCAACTGAAGCTGTCATAAAAGTGAcagaaacacatagcaataagcgTAAAACCCCTGAAGATGCAACTGAAGATGACACAGAAGTGAGTCAAGTGACAGAACCAAAGGGAAAGAAACGTTCTGATGTGTGGAACCACTTTGATATGGACCCCAAGCCTTCGAAATATGCAAAATGTCGCCACTGTAAGACAAAGATTGCAGCTCAGGGTACCAAGTATGGGACAG GTTACCATTACAACCTCCTGTGGAATACCCAATTTCTACACATGCAAAGTGTATTCACTGTAACAAACTATTTCCTGTTGACCCTTTTAGGAATGAGATCTCTATGTTGA
- the LOC113288305 gene encoding leucine-rich repeat receptor-like serine/threonine-protein kinase At1g17230, with translation MAILRSYSSSKFIKFVFIICYCVIFVRSLNHEGNLLLVFKSNLVDNDNSLQSWNSKDSTPCYWNGIECSDDYKVISVNLSQFNLSGNLSYSICQLHRLTILNLSKNFISGPLPTQLANCGNLETLDLRTNRFHGEIPPQLFKISSLKQLFLSENFLFGRIPDELGNMTMLEELEIYSNNLTDNIPSTIGMLKNLRIIRAGLNILSGPVPVEISECDSLEILGLAQNRLEGPLPKEIQRLKNLTTLILWQNLLSGVIPSELGNCGNLELLALNDNAFTGDIPKELGKLSKLRKLYIYRNKLNGTIPPELGNCVSAVEIDLSENQLTGFIPSELSRIPDLQLLHLFENVLQGSIPRELGKLKQLKNLDLSINNLTGTIPFEFQNLTLLEDLQLFDNNLEGVIPPLIGANSNLLVLDMSENNFVGSIPANLCKSQTLMFLSLGSNMLSGSIPYGLKTCKSLVQLMLGGNRLTGSLPLELSSLKNLVALELFQNRFSGPISSEVGNLKNLERLLLSNNYFLGTLPPEIGQLQRLVSFNISSNHLSGSIPRELGNCTALQRLDLSRNRFTGNMPEEFGNLVKLELLKLSDNKLNGAIPYTLGRLARLTDLQMGGNYFSGRIPVELGQLTALQIALNISYNALSGDIPDDLGNLQMLESLYLNNNQLDGPIPTSIGDLSSLLVCNLSHNNLLGTIPSTPVFRRMDASNFIGNPGICMSETDPCHPSFTPSISADPSLMKQGSSRDKVVSIVAVVIGLVSLVLTVGVCWIVKCSMPVLVVENSEKTEASDTYYFPKEGFTYQDLLEATGNFSESAVIGTGACGTVYKALMSDGMLIAVKKLRSSGEASNVDNSFRAEILTLGKIRHRNIVKLYGFCYHQDSNLLLYEHMENGSLGELLHGNPNKCSLDWDARYKIALGAAEGLCYLHCDCKPQIIHRDIKSNNILLDESLEAHVGDFGLAKLIDLPFSKSMSAVAGSYGYIAPEYAYTMKITEKCDIYSFGVVLLELVTGKSPVQPIDQGGDLVTWVRRSTQNMMPTSTIFDQRLDLSARRTIEEMSLVLKIALFCTSLSPVNRPTMREVIAMMLDAKEASCSSTSSPTSETPLEEDAASRV, from the exons ATGGCGATCTTGAGGTCTTATTCTTCTTCGAAATTCATTAAATTCGTATTCATAATTTGTTATTGTGTTATATTCGTGAGATCATTGAATCACGAAGGGAATTTACTTTTGGTATTCAAAAGTAATCTTGTTGATAATGATAACAGTCTCcaaagctggaattcaaaggattcTACTCCTTGCTATTGGAATGGTATAGAGTGTTCTGATGATTATAAGGTAATATCTGTAAATCTTAGTCAGTTCAATTTGTCTGGTAATTTGTCTTATAGTATCTGCCAACTCCATAGATTAACCATCTTAAACTTGTCCAAAAACTTCATTTCTGGTCCTTTACCTACCCAATTAGCTAATTGTGGTAATTTGGAGACTCTAGACCTCAGAACTAATAGATTCCATGGAGAAATCCCACCTCAACTTTTCAAAATTTCTAGCCTAAAACAGCTTTTTTTGAGTGAGAATTTTCTGTTTGGTCGAATTCCAGATGAGCTTGGTAACATGACAATGCTTGAGGAGCTTGAAATTTATAGTAATAACCTTACTGATAATATTCCCTCCACCATTGGAATGTTAAAGAATCTTAGGATTATTAGAGCAGGTCTGAATATTCTCTCTGGTCCAGTTCCGGTGGAGATTAGTGAATGTGATAGCCTAGAGATTCTTGGGCTGGCGCAGAATAGGCTTGAAGGTCCTCTTCCAAAGGAGATTCAGAGGCTGAAGAATCTAACTACATTGATTCTTTGGCAAAACCTATTATCTGGTGTTATTCCGTCTGAACTTGGGAATTGTGGTAACCTGGAATTGCTTGCCTTAAATGATAATGCTTTCACTGGTGATATTCCTAAAGAGCTTGGTAAATTATCCAAGTTGAGAAAATTGTACATTTACAGAAACAAACTGAACGGAACCATTCCACCAGAGCTAGGAAATTGTGTTAGTGCAGTTGAGATTGATTTATCTGAGAATCAGTTAACTGGTTTCATTCCATCAGAACTCAGTCGGATTCCAGATCTTCAATTGCTTCATCTTTTCGAAAATGTTTTGCAAGGAAGTATTCCGAGAGAGCTTGGAAAATTAAAGCAGCTGAAGAATTTAGATCTATCCATCAATAATTTAACAGGCACTATtccttttgaatttcaaaatctCACTTTGTTAGAGGATTTGCAACTGTTCGATAATAATCTTGAGGGAGTCATTCCACCTCTCATTGGGGCAAACAGCAATCTCTTGGTCCTGGACATGTCTGAGAACAATTTTGTAGGTAGCATACCTGCAAATCTGTGTAAATCCCAAACCTTGATGTTTCTAAGTCTTGGATCAAACATGTTATCTGGCAGTATTCCCTATGGCCTGAAAACGTGCAAGTCTCTCGTACAGCTAATGCTGGGAGGTAACCGTCTTACTGGAAGTCTCCCTCTCGAGCTATCCAGCCTTAAGAATCTCGTGGCGTTAGAGCTTTTCCAAAACCGATTCTCAGGGCCGATATCTTCAGAAGTGGGCAACCTCAAAAATCTGGAAAGACTCCTACTGTCCAATAACTATTTTCTGGGTACTCTTCCTCCTGAGATTGGTCAACTCCAACGGCTAGTTAGCTTCAATATTTCTTCTAACCATCTTTCAGGAAGTATCCCGCGTGAGCTCGGGAACTGTACGGCGCTTCAGAGACTAGACCTCAGTAGGAACAGATTTACTGGAAATATGCCAGAAGAATTTGGCAATCTTGTGAAACTTGAGCTGCTTAAGCTGTCGGATAACAAACTGAATGGAGCCATCCCATATACCTTAGGGAGGCTAGCGAGGCTTACAGATCTGCAAATGGGAGGGAATTATTTTTCTGGCCGAATACCTGTTGAATTGGGCCAGCTTACTGCTCTGCAAATTGCTTTAAATATTAGCTACAATGCACTTTCTGGTGATATTCCAGATGATCTCGGAAACTTGCAAATGTTGGAGTCCCTATACTTGAACAACAATCAGCTTGATGGTCCAATACCTACTTCAATTGGTGACCTCTCAAGTCTCTTAGTGTGCAACTTATCTCACAACAACCTGCTGGGAACAATACCCAGTACTCCTGTTTTCAGAAGGATGGATGCTAGCAATTTCATTGGAAATCCTGGCATCTGCATGTCAGAAACAGATCCTTGTCATCCATCTTTCACTCCATCTATTTCTGCAGACCCCAGTTTGATGAAACAGGGTTCTTCAAGGGACAAAGTAGTGAGCATTGTCGCGGTGGTTATAGGGTTAGTTTCATTGGTCCTTACTGTTGGTGTTTGCTGGATCGTGAAATGTAGTATGCCTGTTTTAGTTGTCGAAAATAGTGAAAAAACTGAGGCTTCTGACACTTATTATTTCCCCAAAGAAGGGTTTACTTATCAAGACCTTCTAGAAGCTACTGGTAATTTCTCAGAGAGTGCAGTTATAGGGACTGGCGCTTGTGGTACAGTATACAAAGCCCTCATGTCCGATGGTATGTTGATTGCTGTCAAGAAACTCAGGTCCTCCGGTGAAGCTTCCAATGTAGACAACAGTTTTCGGGCTGAGATATTGACACTGGGAAAGATCAGACACCGCAACATTGTAAAGCTCTACGGTTTCTGCTACCATCAAGACTCTAATCTTTTGTTATATGAGCATATGGAGAACGGGAGCCTAGGAGAACTCCTACATGGGAATCCAAATAAGTGTTCCTTGGATTGGGATGCTCGTTATAAAATAGCTCTTGGAGCAGCAGAGGGTTTATGCTATCTACACTGTGACTGCAAGCCTCAGATTATTCACCGTGATATAAAGTCAAATAACATTTTGCTTGATGAATCTCTGGAGGCACACGTGGGGGATTTTGGCTTGGCAAAGTTGATTGATTTACCTTTCTCAAAGTCCATGTCTGCTGTTGCGGGTTCCTATGGTTATATTGCCCCTG AATATGCTTACACGATGAAAATCACAGAAAAGTGTGATATCTACAGTTTCGGCGTCGTTCTACTGGAATTGGTTACAGGAAAATCTCCAGTTCAGCCAATCGATCAAGGAGGGGATCTCGTTACTTGGGTGCGAAGATCCACACAGAATATGATGCCAACATCTACAATCTTTGACCAACGCTTAGATTTAAGTGCAAGGAGGACGATTGAGGAGATGTCTTTAGTACTCAAGATTGCCTTGTTTTGTACGAGTTTGTCGCCAGTCAATAGGCCAACCATGAGGGAGGTCATTGCCATGATGCTTGACGCGAAGGAGGCCTCTTGCAGTTCAACATCCTCGCCAACATCGGAGactcctttagaagaagatgctgCTAGTAGAG TATGA